From the Lathyrus oleraceus cultivar Zhongwan6 chromosome 4, CAAS_Psat_ZW6_1.0, whole genome shotgun sequence genome, one window contains:
- the LOC127138090 gene encoding NAC transcription factor 29, producing the protein MDVKSALLNGYNSEEVYAHQPPDFESSQNPNFVFKLKKSLYDLKQAPRACYVNFQKIKSQLSNDVTINNEIEDINLITLPPGSRFNPNDIELIDYYLKQKLQGVHLVPPRIQDVDVYKFSPQQLENSYKFKGEDTMYFFTPRSKKYENGQRPDRAVENHGFWKATGKENSVMKNDVEIGFKRSLVFFRIKDFTISGATLYNNKV; encoded by the exons atggatgttaagagtgcattaCTGAATGGTTATAATTCCGAAGAAGTTTATGCGCATCAACCTCCTGattttgaaagttctcaaaatcctAATTTCGTTTTTAAACTAAAAAAATCTTTGTATGATCtgaagcaagctccaagagcttg TTATGTAAATTTTCAAAAGATAAAG TCTCAACTTTCTAATGATGTTACGATAAATAATGAGATTGAAGACATAAATCTCATTACATTACCACCAGGTTCCAGATTCAACCCTAATGATATTGAGTTGATTGATTATTATTTGAAACAAAAATTACAAGGTGTTCACCTAGTTCCACCAAGGATTCAAGACGTTGATGTTTACAAATTTTCTCCTCAACAATTAG AAAATAGTTATAAATTCAAAGGAGAGGACACAATGTATTTTTTTACGCCAAGAAGTAAGAAGTATGAAAATGGACAACGTCCTGATCGAGCAGTTGAAAATCATGGTTTTTGGAAAGCTACTGGAAAAGAAAATTCAGTGATGAAGAATGATGTTGAAATTGGATTCAAAAGAAGTTTAGTGTTTTTCAGAATCAAAGATTTTACAATTTCTGGTGCAACTCTTTATAATAATAAGGTATGA